A stretch of Arthrobacter sunyaminii DNA encodes these proteins:
- a CDS encoding NfeD family protein, whose protein sequence is MQDVYQWMLDYGWAVWLVLFLALAAIETLTLDLFFAMLSVGALAAMMAAVFGAPLFLQVVVFCIVALLMIVLVRPIALKHLERGPKDRRSNIDRLIGEPAVTLETVSGSAGTVKIGGDIWTARTPDGSSLTAGAPALVTRIDGATAVVVAAPGGAHATDTSSDGESTEDPGVQR, encoded by the coding sequence ATGCAGGACGTATACCAATGGATGCTCGACTACGGCTGGGCCGTTTGGCTGGTACTTTTCCTGGCCCTGGCCGCCATTGAAACGCTGACGCTGGACCTGTTCTTCGCCATGCTGTCCGTGGGCGCCCTCGCCGCCATGATGGCAGCCGTATTTGGTGCGCCCCTGTTCCTGCAGGTGGTGGTTTTCTGCATTGTGGCGCTGCTGATGATCGTCCTTGTCCGGCCCATAGCGCTGAAACATCTGGAACGCGGCCCCAAGGACCGGCGGTCCAACATCGACCGGCTCATCGGCGAGCCCGCGGTCACCCTTGAAACCGTGTCCGGGTCCGCAGGGACGGTCAAGATCGGCGGCGACATCTGGACAGCCCGCACTCCGGACGGTTCCAGCCTCACTGCCGGCGCACCGGCGCTGGTGACCCGCATTGACGGAGCCACCGCCGTCGTCGTGGCTGCTCCCGGCGGTGCGCATGCCACCGACACCAGTTCCGACGGGGAATCAACAGAAGACCCCGGAGTCCAGCGCTAA
- a CDS encoding S9 family peptidase, with protein MKPCDLDLLTSVSAPTIHPDGTHAVVSATRPDFAADAYVGQLWSVPLGGGGTPRRLTRGFSDTQPQVSPDGNMLAFLRSAPGNKPQVFTVPAAGGEPVQLTDAKMGVTWFRFSPNSAQMVFTSRVPVHGRYGTVDGVAAGAEDPRLISSFKYRANGAGYTVDKRMQAFLLDVPALDAEPWIEPAGRVKESLGENAAAGRFPVARQLTNAEADTSAPVFSADGKRILFTSSLHDTADEDLVSDVYSLELSGGEPERLTNPGGAVSLGATSPTPSDDGEWLFFLASELSASGTDFVARNTSLYVVPSDGSAPARRLTEPEAIDLAEGGIVPAGGSAVLVFNRTRGSVELLRVDAQGEQEVLVTGPRVIQGAAAAAGAVVVSYADARTMGDAAVLDTGGLRTLTDFSAPLRSQTRLAPLAEQTHPSRDGYPVHGWVALPEGPGPHPVLLNIHGGPFAQFDCAYFDEAQAYAAAGYAVVQCNPRGSAGYGQEHGRVIKEAMGTVDLDDVLSFLEGVLRDHPELDSERLGVMGGSYGGYLSAWTIANDHRFTAAIVERGFLDPLSFIGSADIGWFFSAAYTGGDPAKVLAQSPMAGVGDVRTPTLVIHSEEDLRCPVEQAQRYYTALKQHGVTTELLLFPGENHELSRAGTPWHRRQRFEHILRWWAQWLPTPGNPGEEPAGPADAVGL; from the coding sequence GTGAAACCATGTGATCTGGATCTCCTGACCTCCGTCTCTGCTCCTACCATTCATCCGGACGGCACGCACGCCGTGGTGTCTGCCACCAGACCCGATTTCGCGGCCGACGCCTACGTGGGCCAACTCTGGTCTGTGCCTCTGGGCGGCGGAGGCACGCCGCGGCGCCTGACCAGAGGTTTTTCCGACACCCAGCCGCAGGTTTCACCCGACGGGAATATGCTCGCTTTCCTGCGTTCGGCCCCCGGGAACAAGCCGCAGGTCTTCACGGTTCCGGCGGCGGGAGGTGAGCCTGTGCAGCTTACCGATGCCAAAATGGGCGTGACCTGGTTCCGCTTTTCCCCGAATTCCGCCCAGATGGTGTTCACCTCAAGGGTTCCCGTTCACGGCAGGTACGGAACGGTCGACGGCGTCGCCGCAGGCGCGGAGGATCCGCGCCTGATCAGCAGCTTCAAATACCGGGCAAACGGTGCCGGCTACACAGTGGACAAACGGATGCAGGCTTTTCTGCTCGACGTGCCGGCACTGGATGCCGAGCCGTGGATTGAGCCTGCGGGGCGGGTGAAGGAATCCCTCGGCGAGAATGCCGCTGCCGGCCGGTTCCCTGTTGCCCGGCAGCTCACGAACGCCGAAGCCGATACTTCCGCACCTGTTTTCTCGGCAGACGGCAAGCGCATTCTGTTTACCTCGTCGCTTCATGACACCGCTGATGAGGACCTGGTATCCGACGTCTACTCCCTCGAACTGTCCGGCGGAGAGCCGGAACGTCTCACCAACCCGGGCGGTGCGGTCTCTCTGGGTGCCACGTCCCCGACACCGAGCGACGACGGTGAATGGCTGTTCTTCCTGGCCTCGGAGCTTTCCGCGTCCGGCACTGATTTCGTGGCCCGCAACACCTCGCTGTACGTCGTGCCGTCGGACGGTTCGGCACCTGCCCGCCGGCTCACCGAGCCGGAGGCCATCGACCTGGCGGAGGGCGGCATCGTTCCCGCCGGGGGTTCAGCGGTTCTGGTTTTCAACCGAACCCGGGGCAGCGTGGAGCTGCTGCGGGTTGATGCCCAAGGCGAACAGGAGGTGCTTGTTACCGGTCCCCGCGTAATCCAGGGCGCAGCGGCAGCTGCAGGCGCCGTCGTCGTCAGCTATGCCGATGCGCGGACCATGGGAGACGCGGCCGTGCTGGACACGGGAGGGCTCCGGACACTGACGGATTTCTCCGCACCGCTGCGTTCGCAAACGCGGCTGGCGCCTCTGGCGGAGCAGACGCATCCGTCCCGGGACGGTTACCCGGTACACGGCTGGGTGGCCCTGCCCGAAGGCCCCGGCCCGCATCCGGTGCTGCTGAACATCCACGGCGGACCGTTCGCCCAGTTTGACTGTGCCTACTTCGACGAAGCGCAGGCCTACGCAGCCGCCGGTTACGCGGTGGTCCAGTGCAACCCGCGCGGATCGGCCGGGTACGGGCAGGAACACGGCCGGGTGATCAAGGAAGCCATGGGAACCGTGGACTTGGATGACGTCCTGTCCTTCCTGGAAGGGGTGCTCCGGGACCATCCGGAACTGGACAGTGAACGGTTGGGAGTGATGGGCGGATCCTACGGCGGCTACCTCAGCGCATGGACCATCGCCAATGACCACAGGTTCACCGCCGCCATTGTGGAACGCGGGTTCCTGGATCCGCTGTCCTTCATCGGCTCTGCCGATATTGGATGGTTCTTCAGCGCCGCCTACACCGGTGGGGACCCTGCCAAAGTCCTGGCGCAAAGCCCGATGGCCGGGGTGGGAGACGTCCGGACGCCCACCCTGGTCATCCATTCAGAAGAGGATTTGCGCTGTCCGGTGGAGCAGGCACAGCGTTATTACACGGCATTGAAGCAGCACGGGGTTACCACGGAACTGTTGCTGTTTCCGGGCGAGAACCACGAGCTCTCCCGTGCAGGAACTCCCTGGCACCGGAGGCAGCGTTTTGAGCACATCCTGCGCTGGTGGGCACAGTGGCTGCCGACGCCGGGGAACCCGGGGGAGGAGCCGGCCGGACCGGCGGACGCCGTCGGCCTCTAG
- a CDS encoding peptide deformylase: MPTETSLIRDLVLPLLETDLPPIVQLGHPALRQPALPYDGQLDDGELAAFISLMRRVMHAAPGVGLAAPQLGIPLQVAVLEDTFEDPELTDLRERLPLAFFTIINPAYQPAGPETVEFYEGCLSFNGYQGVVPRFRSVSLQYTDTGGASVERTFQGWQARIVQHETDHLGGTVYVDKVLTRSLCSNAEYLRRWASPSIDEARRGLGF; encoded by the coding sequence GTGCCCACAGAAACTTCACTCATCCGCGATCTTGTCCTGCCCCTGCTGGAAACGGATCTGCCGCCGATCGTACAGTTGGGCCATCCGGCCCTTCGACAGCCCGCACTCCCCTACGACGGCCAGCTCGACGACGGTGAACTGGCTGCCTTCATTTCTCTGATGCGCCGGGTTATGCACGCTGCCCCCGGGGTGGGCCTTGCCGCCCCGCAGCTGGGCATCCCGCTGCAGGTGGCAGTGCTGGAAGACACCTTCGAGGATCCCGAGCTCACCGATCTGCGTGAACGTCTCCCCCTGGCCTTCTTCACGATTATCAATCCGGCCTACCAACCGGCCGGGCCCGAAACCGTTGAGTTTTACGAGGGCTGTCTGTCCTTCAACGGCTACCAGGGCGTTGTTCCGCGGTTCCGGTCCGTTTCCCTGCAATACACCGATACCGGCGGGGCTTCCGTGGAACGGACCTTCCAGGGCTGGCAGGCACGGATTGTTCAGCATGAAACGGACCATCTGGGCGGCACGGTGTACGTCGACAAGGTCCTGACCCGCTCATTGTGCAGCAACGCGGAATACCTGCGCCGCTGGGCCTCGCCCTCCATCGACGAGGCCCGGCGCGGGTTGGGCTTCTAG
- a CDS encoding Clp protease N-terminal domain-containing protein has translation MFERFTQDARTIVIEAQEQARKLEAREITADHLLLGILAGGDNPAARVLHQLGIESDAVAQRTQGLGAADAQALEAIGVDLYAVRKRVEASFGAGALDRPQRRRFRFPGRSSAGHIPFTASAKGALEHSLRQAIALNDKAITVEHILLGLIAEDSGLAARTIASLGVDPAQVRAAVLRERGKAA, from the coding sequence ATGTTTGAACGGTTTACCCAGGACGCACGCACAATTGTCATTGAAGCGCAGGAACAGGCAAGGAAGCTGGAGGCCCGCGAAATAACGGCAGACCATCTCCTGCTCGGCATCTTGGCCGGCGGCGACAATCCCGCCGCCCGGGTCCTGCACCAGCTCGGCATCGAGAGTGATGCCGTGGCACAGCGCACCCAAGGACTCGGTGCCGCTGACGCGCAGGCATTGGAGGCCATCGGCGTCGACCTGTACGCGGTCCGAAAACGCGTGGAAGCCAGCTTCGGGGCCGGAGCTCTGGACCGGCCGCAGCGCCGGCGCTTCCGGTTCCCGGGCCGCAGCAGTGCCGGCCATATCCCCTTCACCGCGTCAGCCAAGGGAGCCTTGGAACATTCACTGCGCCAAGCGATCGCGTTGAACGATAAGGCGATTACCGTTGAGCACATCCTGCTTGGGCTGATTGCCGAGGACTCCGGGCTGGCGGCGCGAACGATCGCTTCACTGGGAGTAGACCCGGCACAGGTGCGGGCAGCCGTGCTCCGGGAACGGGGAAAGGCCGCCTAG
- a CDS encoding SOUL family heme-binding protein, protein MTEQQPYQVLAVLPGFELRNYPAHLVAQVTVHSSIEAAGNTAFRYLFGYISGKNRSNPSDPSQDPAIHSTPVKIPMTAPVVLHPQALDETYTVAFVLPETLSTDTAPDPDDPAVTIVAMPESRGAAASFSGRWTSRNYLDHAAALGEAVSAAGLTPLGLPRFALFDPPYRPWFLRRNEVVQTVE, encoded by the coding sequence ATGACAGAACAGCAGCCATATCAAGTCCTGGCGGTTCTCCCCGGCTTCGAGCTGCGGAACTACCCAGCCCATCTGGTGGCACAGGTAACAGTCCATTCGTCTATTGAAGCGGCGGGCAACACTGCGTTCCGATACCTGTTCGGCTACATCAGCGGGAAGAATCGGTCCAACCCTTCGGATCCGTCGCAGGACCCCGCGATTCATTCGACGCCGGTGAAGATCCCCATGACCGCGCCGGTGGTATTGCATCCTCAGGCCCTGGACGAGACATACACCGTGGCCTTTGTGCTTCCGGAAACTCTGTCCACTGATACGGCCCCTGACCCGGATGATCCCGCCGTGACCATTGTCGCGATGCCGGAAAGCCGGGGAGCGGCAGCCTCGTTTTCGGGCCGATGGACGTCACGCAACTATCTGGACCACGCCGCGGCGCTGGGGGAGGCGGTCAGTGCCGCGGGTTTGACTCCGCTGGGGCTGCCGCGCTTCGCCCTGTTTGACCCGCCGTACAGGCCGTGGTTCCTACGCCGGAACGAAGTGGTCCAAACCGTGGAGTGA
- a CDS encoding RNA polymerase sigma factor → MARRRGETARGERVAAKPRSSVVQDEVLRAAVPRRIEALWRIEGPRIVAALARVTGDIGFAEDMAQEAVADALEQWPATGVPRNPAAWLTAVAKRRAIDSWRRAERLDARYRQLAQEVKDDVVVDWDPVPDDVLRLVFSACHPVLPREAQIALTLRVVGGLSTADIARLFVLPVATVQQRIVRAKRTLAAAKVPFEVPEPREWAPRLAGVLRVIYLMFTEGYSATSGNQWIRRDLAGEALRLGRVLARLVPREPEAHALVALMEFQASRFAARTRGDGTPILLADQDRSRWNRGQIERGREALACADALGHGRGNYALQAAIAQCHCDAVRIDDTDWEQIVLLYEALGRLAPSPVVELNRAVAVSMATGPATALAIVDRLVSQGALRGSHLLPSVRGELLVRLGRPDEARAEFAASAALAGNARERELLLRRAAE, encoded by the coding sequence ATGGCGCGAAGAAGAGGCGAAACTGCGCGCGGAGAACGCGTAGCCGCCAAACCGAGATCCTCCGTGGTTCAGGACGAGGTCCTGAGGGCGGCGGTCCCCCGCCGTATCGAGGCGCTGTGGCGCATCGAAGGCCCCCGGATTGTCGCTGCCCTGGCACGGGTCACCGGCGACATCGGCTTTGCCGAAGACATGGCACAGGAAGCCGTTGCGGATGCGCTCGAGCAGTGGCCTGCAACAGGCGTGCCCCGGAATCCGGCTGCCTGGCTCACAGCGGTGGCCAAACGCAGGGCCATCGACAGCTGGCGGCGGGCTGAACGGTTGGACGCGCGGTACCGCCAGCTGGCGCAGGAAGTAAAGGACGACGTCGTCGTGGACTGGGATCCCGTCCCCGACGACGTCCTCCGGCTGGTCTTTTCCGCCTGCCATCCAGTCCTCCCCCGTGAGGCGCAGATTGCCTTGACGCTTCGTGTGGTGGGCGGGTTGTCCACCGCGGACATTGCCAGGCTTTTCGTTCTCCCCGTGGCGACGGTGCAGCAGCGCATTGTTCGGGCCAAAAGGACCTTGGCGGCCGCCAAAGTTCCGTTTGAGGTTCCCGAGCCCCGCGAGTGGGCGCCGAGGCTGGCCGGCGTGCTCCGGGTGATCTACCTGATGTTCACCGAAGGGTACTCGGCAACATCCGGCAACCAATGGATACGGCGAGACCTGGCGGGCGAAGCGCTGCGGCTGGGTCGTGTCCTGGCGCGGCTGGTGCCGCGGGAGCCGGAGGCGCACGCGCTCGTTGCACTGATGGAGTTCCAGGCCTCCCGGTTTGCTGCCCGGACCCGGGGTGACGGTACGCCGATCCTGCTGGCGGATCAGGATCGGAGCCGCTGGAACCGCGGCCAGATTGAACGCGGACGCGAAGCGCTGGCATGCGCGGATGCGCTTGGTCATGGACGGGGAAACTATGCGCTGCAGGCAGCCATCGCCCAGTGCCACTGTGATGCGGTGAGGATTGATGACACGGATTGGGAGCAGATTGTGCTGCTGTATGAGGCTCTCGGTCGGCTGGCGCCCAGCCCGGTGGTGGAATTGAACCGGGCGGTGGCGGTCTCGATGGCGACCGGCCCGGCAACCGCGCTGGCGATTGTGGACCGCCTCGTCTCGCAGGGAGCACTGCGGGGCTCCCATTTGCTGCCCAGTGTGCGCGGCGAGCTGCTGGTCCGGCTCGGGCGCCCGGATGAAGCCCGCGCCGAATTTGCGGCCTCCGCAGCGTTGGCGGGGAATGCCCGGGAGCGGGAGTTGCTGTTGCGCCGGGCGGCAGAATGA
- a CDS encoding DUF4193 domain-containing protein produces the protein MATDYDAPRVKEEDRPSDSLEGLKAQQRGGAMTAVRDVADETDAIDGFELPGADLSGEELLIKVVPAQADEFTCMSCFLVRHRSQIAKEKNGDKYCVDCEG, from the coding sequence ATGGCTACTGATTACGATGCTCCGCGCGTCAAGGAAGAAGACCGTCCAAGCGACTCCCTTGAAGGGCTGAAAGCACAGCAGCGCGGCGGCGCCATGACGGCCGTTCGCGACGTCGCTGACGAAACGGATGCCATCGACGGTTTTGAACTTCCCGGTGCGGATTTGTCCGGCGAAGAACTGCTCATCAAGGTTGTCCCGGCACAGGCTGACGAGTTCACCTGCATGTCCTGCTTCCTGGTACGCCACCGCTCACAGATCGCCAAGGAAAAGAACGGCGACAAGTACTGCGTGGACTGCGAAGGCTAA
- a CDS encoding RNA polymerase-binding protein RbpA translates to MSDRSLRGMRLGAQSMETESGVEPAPRQRVEYRCEDGERVFVTFAAEADVPPVWVSKTGKEALLVDGEKPDTSNDKPVRTHWDMLLERRSIEELETILQDRLTILRERRGERTSASK, encoded by the coding sequence ATGAGCGATCGCAGCCTGCGGGGTATGCGCCTTGGCGCGCAGAGCATGGAGACTGAATCCGGCGTAGAGCCGGCTCCCCGCCAGCGGGTGGAATACCGCTGCGAGGACGGCGAACGGGTATTCGTGACGTTCGCCGCCGAGGCCGACGTTCCCCCGGTATGGGTATCCAAGACCGGTAAGGAAGCCCTCCTGGTAGACGGCGAGAAGCCGGACACCAGCAATGACAAGCCGGTGCGCACCCACTGGGACATGCTGCTGGAACGGCGCAGCATTGAGGAACTGGAAACGATTCTCCAGGATCGTCTGACCATCCTTCGGGAGCGGCGCGGAGAGCGCACTTCAGCCTCGAAGTAA
- a CDS encoding methyltransferase domain-containing protein translates to MPSATPPLLLCPVCRGLLSSAETDQEHSLTCPGGHRYDAARQGYFNLLTGSGTKFAADTAEMVQARVDFLAAAHYRPMAQELARMVADAVPAARTVLDAGAGTGYYLGTVSQALPGTAAVALDISKFALRRAARALPAATCLVWDVWRPLPLGDASVDAVLNVFAPRNVPEFRRVLAGNGILAVVTPQPEHLQEIRSLAGMLDIGDEKETRVAAAVKDHFRAEQTRHCTYSMDLSAADIRNVALMGPSARHLDRDLLRNNLAELPESIPVTASFSLQLFRAA, encoded by the coding sequence ATGCCTTCTGCAACGCCTCCCCTGCTGCTGTGCCCGGTCTGCCGCGGGCTGCTGTCTTCTGCGGAGACGGACCAGGAACACAGCCTCACCTGTCCCGGCGGGCACCGCTACGACGCCGCACGCCAGGGCTACTTCAACCTGCTGACAGGCAGCGGCACAAAATTCGCTGCCGATACAGCAGAAATGGTGCAGGCGCGGGTGGATTTCCTTGCAGCCGCCCACTACCGCCCCATGGCGCAGGAATTAGCCCGAATGGTTGCGGATGCGGTTCCGGCTGCACGGACAGTTCTCGATGCCGGCGCCGGCACAGGCTACTACCTCGGCACTGTAAGCCAGGCCCTTCCCGGCACCGCTGCAGTGGCACTGGACATCTCAAAGTTCGCCCTTCGCCGGGCGGCCCGGGCGCTGCCGGCGGCCACCTGCCTTGTCTGGGATGTGTGGCGCCCTCTTCCGCTCGGTGACGCGTCAGTGGATGCAGTCCTTAATGTGTTTGCACCGCGCAATGTTCCGGAGTTCCGCCGCGTCCTGGCCGGGAACGGGATCCTGGCCGTTGTCACGCCGCAGCCGGAGCATCTGCAGGAAATCCGCAGTTTGGCCGGGATGCTGGACATCGGCGACGAGAAGGAGACCCGGGTAGCGGCGGCGGTCAAGGACCACTTCCGGGCGGAGCAGACCCGGCACTGCACATACTCCATGGACCTCAGCGCGGCGGACATTCGCAATGTCGCCCTCATGGGGCCTTCGGCCCGGCACCTGGACCGGGACTTGCTCAGGAACAATTTGGCGGAACTCCCGGAATCCATCCCGGTGACTGCTTCCTTCTCACTGCAACTGTTCCGCGCCGCCTGA
- a CDS encoding polyprenol monophosphomannose synthase, whose amino-acid sequence MRVLTIIPTYNEIESLPKTLQRLRLAVPDSDVLIADDNSPDGTGAYADEIAAKDPQVHVLHRKGKEGLGAAYIAGFRWGLERDYDILVEMDADGSHKPEQLPLLLAAAESGADLVIGSRWVPGGSVVNWPLHRKILSRGGSTYSRLMLGIGVRDITAGFRAFRRTTLEKLDLSAVESVGYGFQVDMTFRVARLGLRIQEVPITFVEREFGASKMSGNIVFEAIANVTKWGLGARWNKLTRRG is encoded by the coding sequence GTGCGCGTCCTGACCATCATCCCGACCTACAACGAAATCGAATCGCTTCCCAAGACGCTTCAGCGGCTGCGGCTGGCGGTGCCGGATTCGGATGTGCTGATCGCGGACGATAACAGCCCCGACGGCACCGGCGCCTATGCGGATGAGATTGCCGCCAAGGACCCCCAGGTGCACGTTCTGCACCGGAAGGGCAAAGAGGGGCTCGGCGCCGCGTACATCGCCGGCTTCCGGTGGGGTCTGGAGCGGGACTACGACATCCTCGTTGAAATGGACGCCGACGGATCGCACAAGCCCGAGCAGCTGCCGTTGCTGCTGGCTGCTGCGGAAAGCGGCGCTGACCTGGTGATCGGTTCACGCTGGGTGCCGGGCGGCTCCGTCGTCAACTGGCCCCTGCACCGCAAGATCCTGTCCCGGGGCGGAAGCACCTATTCGCGCCTCATGCTGGGAATCGGAGTCCGCGACATCACGGCAGGTTTCCGGGCGTTCCGACGAACCACGCTGGAGAAGCTGGACCTCAGCGCCGTGGAGTCCGTGGGCTACGGCTTCCAGGTGGACATGACCTTCCGTGTCGCCCGGCTGGGACTTCGGATCCAGGAAGTTCCGATCACGTTTGTGGAGCGTGAATTCGGTGCTTCCAAGATGAGCGGCAACATCGTCTTTGAAGCCATCGCCAATGTCACGAAGTGGGGACTCGGCGCCCGCTGGAACAAGCTGACGCGCCGCGGCTAG
- a CDS encoding YciI family protein: protein MKYMLIMRSTDAAQEAYKDLPFEEVINRMGAYNESMINAGVLLAGEGLADVAQDPDNSFVVDFSEDPPLVTDGPYGETHELFNGFWILQVSSKDEAAEWARRCPLGAGSKLEVRRVTEAEDFAAFADNEYIQKEEGWREEEAKLRAENA from the coding sequence GTGAAATACATGCTCATCATGCGTTCTACTGACGCAGCACAGGAAGCCTATAAGGATCTGCCCTTCGAGGAAGTCATCAACCGGATGGGTGCCTACAACGAATCGATGATCAACGCCGGGGTCCTGCTCGCCGGAGAAGGCCTGGCCGACGTGGCACAGGATCCGGACAACTCGTTCGTCGTCGATTTCTCGGAGGATCCCCCGCTGGTTACCGACGGCCCCTACGGCGAAACCCACGAGCTGTTCAACGGGTTCTGGATCCTGCAGGTGTCCTCCAAAGACGAAGCGGCCGAATGGGCGAGGCGATGCCCGCTGGGTGCCGGCTCCAAGCTGGAGGTTCGCCGGGTAACTGAGGCCGAAGATTTCGCCGCGTTCGCCGATAACGAGTACATCCAAAAGGAAGAAGGATGGCGCGAAGAAGAGGCGAAACTGCGCGCGGAGAACGCGTAG
- a CDS encoding SPFH domain-containing protein: MSSGATGLIIILAVLIIFVLVILVKSVKIIPQARAGVVERLGKYQRTLNPGLTILIPFVDRLLPLLDLREQVVSFPPQQVITEDSLVVSIDTVVYFQVTDPRAATYEIANYIHAVEQLTTTTLRNVVGGLNLEEALTSRDRINGQLRGVLDEATGRWGIRVSRVELKAIEPPLSIQDSMEKQMRAERERRATILTAEGTKQAQILNAEGRRQAAILAAEGDAKADILRADGESQAIAKVFEAIHKGNPDQKLLAYQYLQTLPKLAEGTSNKMWIIPSELGEALKGVGSALGNYVPDSFSANGSSNGTSNGTGHTAPAGDGTAAAKTAPVAATSPASPTLADSPDAAL; this comes from the coding sequence ATGAGTTCCGGAGCAACCGGCCTCATCATCATTCTGGCTGTCCTGATAATTTTTGTCCTGGTCATCCTGGTGAAATCGGTCAAGATCATTCCGCAGGCACGCGCCGGCGTCGTTGAACGGCTGGGAAAGTACCAGCGGACGCTAAACCCGGGCCTAACCATCCTCATTCCGTTCGTGGACCGGCTGCTGCCGCTGCTGGACCTCCGTGAACAGGTCGTCTCCTTCCCGCCGCAGCAGGTAATCACTGAAGACAGCCTGGTGGTGTCCATCGACACCGTCGTCTACTTCCAGGTCACCGATCCGCGCGCCGCCACCTACGAGATTGCCAACTACATCCATGCTGTCGAGCAGCTCACCACCACCACGCTGCGCAACGTCGTCGGCGGCCTGAACCTGGAAGAGGCGCTGACCTCGCGTGACCGCATCAACGGCCAGCTGCGCGGCGTCCTCGACGAGGCGACCGGCCGCTGGGGCATCCGTGTTTCCCGTGTTGAGCTCAAGGCCATTGAACCGCCCCTGTCGATCCAGGACTCCATGGAAAAGCAGATGCGCGCCGAGCGTGAACGCCGTGCCACCATTCTGACGGCCGAAGGTACCAAGCAGGCACAGATCCTGAACGCGGAAGGCCGCCGGCAGGCAGCCATCCTTGCCGCCGAAGGTGATGCCAAGGCTGATATCCTCCGGGCCGACGGTGAATCACAGGCTATCGCCAAGGTTTTCGAGGCCATCCATAAGGGGAATCCGGACCAGAAGCTCCTGGCCTACCAGTACCTGCAGACTCTGCCGAAGCTGGCTGAGGGAACCTCCAACAAGATGTGGATCATTCCCAGCGAGCTGGGTGAAGCGCTCAAGGGCGTGGGCAGTGCTCTGGGTAATTATGTGCCGGACAGCTTCTCTGCCAACGGCTCGTCGAACGGGACGTCGAACGGCACCGGACACACTGCTCCCGCCGGTGACGGCACGGCAGCCGCCAAGACGGCTCCGGTCGCTGCAACCTCTCCGGCCTCTCCCACCCTTGCTGACTCCCCCGACGCCGCTCTCTAA